The Sander vitreus isolate 19-12246 chromosome 5, sanVit1, whole genome shotgun sequence genome includes a region encoding these proteins:
- the c20h2orf81 gene encoding uncharacterized protein C2orf81 homolog: MPRSAAKSQAEKQRPKSSVPVNTPPTPDLKVEDIIPGRLTQAQWTDMLIREDADEAVAVIIEDVLSKVMERCLKLKIKRQLVPFSASWAKSYLTQILEQQILCPDEGEAPEESSKTEDSEPMPTSDAWVQGCVPVVNATPHPASPQEADIGQVPVQTEPRVDQPCNVMAQTNSSPKQPGKETNHRRHVRYECFKVHSPHHSTKIGLRKKQQVKLPPMSVPGKLLPPLSCSAEKEDVDVEGKDWTCSVYNHKTGSFYQHKNFQPIPRLDPSCLPQHCIFPQYEIVDSNYTKPNSKKASGLSKLEPRYNKKQTETATSLKQLTSSKDQPAKFQRRNEADVWLKTLSPSRQRNEGIVSSQSMRLDTMVLAKGVSLLDPQAIENNPLKCYPPAQSTKLKPIRSDAAVPLFSVDQFTTGPPPQVTPLFQSKDCDFKM, from the exons ATGCCCCGCTCTGCAGCCAAGTCCCAAGCTGAGAAGCAAAGACCCAAGTCGTCTGTCCCAGTGAACACACCTCCAACGCCAGACCTGAAAGTGGAAGATATAATCCCTGGTCGCTTAACACAGGCCCAATGGACAGACATGTTGATCCGGGAGGATGCAGATGAGGCAGTGGCGGTGATCATAGAGGACGTGTTGAGCAAAGTCATGGAACGCTGtcttaaattaaaaattaaaagacAG CTAGTACCTTTCTCCGCATCCTGGGCCAAGAGCTACCTCACACAGATTCTAGAGCAGCAAATCCTGTGCCCAGATGAAGGAGAGGCACCAGAGGAATCATCTAAAACAGAAGACTCAGAGCCTATGCCAACTTCAGATGCCTGGGTTCAAGGATGTGTGCCTGTTGTAAATGCTACACCTCACCCCGCCTCACCACAG GAGGCTGACATTGGCCAGGTCCCAGTACAAACAGAACCAAGAGTCGATCAGCCATGTAATGTTATGGCCCAAACAAACAGCTCTCCAAAGCAACCTGGAAAGGAAACAAATCACAGGAGGCATGTCCGTTACGAGTGCTTTAAAGTGCATAGTCCTCACCACTCAACAAAAATTGGTCTAAGGAAAAAGCAGCAGGTTAAATTACCTCCCATGTCTGTTCCAGGCAAATTACTGCCACCCCTGTCCTGTTCAGCAGAAAAAGAGGATGTGGATGTAGAAGGTAAAGATTGGACATGTTCTGTTTATAACCACAAGACTGGATCATTCTATCAGCATAAGAACTTCCAACCCATACCAAGGCTTGATCCCTCCTGCCTGCCTCAACACTGCATCTTTCCTCAGTATGAGATTGTGGATAGCAACTACACAAAACCCAACTCCAAGAAAGCAAGTGGACTATCCAAACTAGAACCAAGATATAACAAGAAGCAAACTGAGACAGCTACCTCATTGAAGCAACTAACCAGCTCCAAGGATCAGCCAGCAAAGTTTCAGAGGAGAAATGAGGCCGATGTCTGGCTGAAGACATTGTCTCCTTCTAGACAAAGAAATGAAGGGATTGTGTCCTCTCAGTCTATGAGGCTGGACACAATGGTTTTGGCCAAGGGTGTTTCTCTGTTGGATCCCCAGGCAATTGAAAATAACCCTCTCAAATGTTACCCTCCTGCCCAGTCTACCAAGCTGAAGCCGATACGAAGTGATGCAGCTGTGCCACTGTTTTCCGTTGATCAGTTTACTACAGGTCCACCACCTCAGGTCACCCCATTGTTTCAGTCCAAGGACTGTGACTTTAAAATGTAG
- the wdr54 gene encoding WD repeat-containing protein 54 isoform X1 translates to MLTASIEYIALPFAIKLRLTPDYLLPFQQTALPREDSSMYHKEKSIQVKNSASALYNNLGVLRIAPRHLTYFTVVHANVVNMVSASWDGLNYSHRQLQSKEPNVATSTSLIMQAAFCPLPSRDLLVVTSQKGIQMYESDGSIMVYWHALDTPETPTAQAVFARGISAVRDSYICVGVSSGAILVFDVPSKGSNITLSEVLKEHKESITDMAPECSGSQECIADLVSADDGGNLCVWKSGEDFQLLNNIPGFDMSCSSVKLWKGTVVAGYGTGQIRLYEAVTGILHAEINAHARWIYSLDIAPFSGLLLSAAEDSLVRVWHLTMTPETNSVEVAHLHNECVTDTQICGAKFCDGDGYAFAVTGYDLSEIIRYTQS, encoded by the exons ATGCTAACTGCTAGTATTGAGTACATAGCGTTGCCCTTTGCCATTAAATTAcg ACTGACACCAGATTACCTACTGCCATTTCAACAAACCGCTCTGCCAAGAGAAGACAGCTCGATGTATCACAAAGAGAAGAGCATCCAGGTCAAAAACAGCGCCTCGGCGCTGTACAACAACCTCGGCGTGCTACGCATCGCCCCGCGGCATCTCACCTACTTCACGGTGGTCCATGCTAACGTGGTCAACATGGTCAGCGCGTCCTGGGACGGCCTCAACTATTCCCACCGTCAGCTGCAGTCCAAGGAGCCCAATGTCGCCACAAGCACATCACTCATCATGCAG GCTGCGTTTTGTCCTCTGCCCTCTCGTGATCTGCTGGTGGTGACCTCTCAGAAAGGCATCCAG ATGTATGAATCTGATGGCTCCATCATGGTGTACTGGCATGCACTCGATACTCCGGAAACACCTACAG CTCAGGCCGTATTTGCTCGGGGAATATCAGCAGTGCGGGACAGTTATATATGTGTGG gcGTTTCATCCGGTGCAATTCTAGTATTTGATGTTCCCAGTAAAGGCAGTAATATTACCCTGTCTGAGGTCCTGAAGGAGCACAAGGAGTCCATCACTGACATGGCCCCGGAGTGCTCTGGCAGCCAG GAATGCATTGCTGATCTGGTCAGTGCAGATGACGGGggcaacctgtgtgtgtggaagtctggggagGACTTTCAGCTGCTCAACAACATCCCCGGCTTTGA TATGAGCTGCTCATCTGTCAAGTTGTGGAAAGGCACAGTGGTGGCAGGTTATGGCACAGGCCAGATTCGTCTCTATGAGGCAGTGACAGGCATCCTGCATGCTGAGATCAACGCCCACGCTCGCTGGATATACTCACTGGACATTGCTCCTTTTTCTGGGCTG CTTCTGTCTGCTGCTGAGGACTCTCTGGTCAGGGTGTGGCACCTGACAATGACCCCAGAGACCAACAGTGTTGAG GTTGCCCATTTGCACAATGAGTGTGTGACGGACACTCAAATATGTGGCGCCAAGTTCTGTGACGGCGATGGTTATGCTTTTGCGGTGACAGGCTATGACCTGAGTGAGATTATCCGTTACACACAGTCGTAG
- the wdr54 gene encoding WD repeat-containing protein 54 isoform X2, with amino-acid sequence MYHKEKSIQVKNSASALYNNLGVLRIAPRHLTYFTVVHANVVNMVSASWDGLNYSHRQLQSKEPNVATSTSLIMQAAFCPLPSRDLLVVTSQKGIQMYESDGSIMVYWHALDTPETPTAQAVFARGISAVRDSYICVGVSSGAILVFDVPSKGSNITLSEVLKEHKESITDMAPECSGSQECIADLVSADDGGNLCVWKSGEDFQLLNNIPGFDMSCSSVKLWKGTVVAGYGTGQIRLYEAVTGILHAEINAHARWIYSLDIAPFSGLLLSAAEDSLVRVWHLTMTPETNSVEVAHLHNECVTDTQICGAKFCDGDGYAFAVTGYDLSEIIRYTQS; translated from the exons ATGTATCACAAAGAGAAGAGCATCCAGGTCAAAAACAGCGCCTCGGCGCTGTACAACAACCTCGGCGTGCTACGCATCGCCCCGCGGCATCTCACCTACTTCACGGTGGTCCATGCTAACGTGGTCAACATGGTCAGCGCGTCCTGGGACGGCCTCAACTATTCCCACCGTCAGCTGCAGTCCAAGGAGCCCAATGTCGCCACAAGCACATCACTCATCATGCAG GCTGCGTTTTGTCCTCTGCCCTCTCGTGATCTGCTGGTGGTGACCTCTCAGAAAGGCATCCAG ATGTATGAATCTGATGGCTCCATCATGGTGTACTGGCATGCACTCGATACTCCGGAAACACCTACAG CTCAGGCCGTATTTGCTCGGGGAATATCAGCAGTGCGGGACAGTTATATATGTGTGG gcGTTTCATCCGGTGCAATTCTAGTATTTGATGTTCCCAGTAAAGGCAGTAATATTACCCTGTCTGAGGTCCTGAAGGAGCACAAGGAGTCCATCACTGACATGGCCCCGGAGTGCTCTGGCAGCCAG GAATGCATTGCTGATCTGGTCAGTGCAGATGACGGGggcaacctgtgtgtgtggaagtctggggagGACTTTCAGCTGCTCAACAACATCCCCGGCTTTGA TATGAGCTGCTCATCTGTCAAGTTGTGGAAAGGCACAGTGGTGGCAGGTTATGGCACAGGCCAGATTCGTCTCTATGAGGCAGTGACAGGCATCCTGCATGCTGAGATCAACGCCCACGCTCGCTGGATATACTCACTGGACATTGCTCCTTTTTCTGGGCTG CTTCTGTCTGCTGCTGAGGACTCTCTGGTCAGGGTGTGGCACCTGACAATGACCCCAGAGACCAACAGTGTTGAG GTTGCCCATTTGCACAATGAGTGTGTGACGGACACTCAAATATGTGGCGCCAAGTTCTGTGACGGCGATGGTTATGCTTTTGCGGTGACAGGCTATGACCTGAGTGAGATTATCCGTTACACACAGTCGTAG